In Canis lupus dingo isolate Sandy chromosome 25, ASM325472v2, whole genome shotgun sequence, the genomic window CCGAGTGGGCGTCGCGTGAGAGCCGACCCGCGGGTTCCTGAGGCGGGAGcgagggccgggggcggggcggccgcgtGACGTGGCGCGCTCTGGAGCGCGCGGCTTGGAATGCTTTGTGAGGCCCGGCGTGCGGCggcgcgcgcgggcggggcgcTCAGAACCTCGGGACCGCCGCGGCCCGGTGCTCCGTTGCGGCTCCGCGTCCGAGCGAGGAGGGGTGTGGGCCGCGGCAGCCGGGCGGGGAGCTCTTCAAGTGGCGCCGAAGCGCCCGGAGCCCGGAAAGCGCAGGTGGGGCGGCGGCCGGCGGCCAAGCATTAGGCCTGGCCTGGGCCCCCGAGGCGGGCGGGTGGCGGGAGCGCCGCGATCCCCGCGGCCTGGCCggacggggggaggggcaggggaggggagggaaggcccGGAGCCCTCGCCCGGGTGCCAGACAGGACACTCCCGTGGAAGGGAGCAGTTTCGAGAGACTAGTTTGAGAAGTTGCTCTCTCAGCCCCCGCCTTCTATTTACGGACCGTCGACCTCCGCGCGCCCCTGACCGCGTGGGTGTGGAGGCGCTGCTCCCACTGCCGCCCTCAGATCCTGCTCTTGGAACATCTCTGTGGGCCGGTCTGGCTGCCTCCTACGCGTTGTTTACTTGGCTTTGAAAATGGCTGTGGTCATCCGCCCTTTCCTAGCGCTTGAGGCCTCGTGAAAGTTCGGTGATGTTTACCGAGTGCCAGCGGCCAACAGCAGTTGAATCGGGAAAGCTTAGCGCACGGTTTTGCTCTTTCGAGTCCCTGCTCGCGTTCCTTTGGGCTTGAGCACTGCAGAGGCGCTCGCTCTGATGTGTGCGTCCGGAAAAAGTTTCACTTGGAACGTGCACCGTTTCGTGACGCGGCACTACTGCGTTACGGAAGGGTTGGCCCAGTTTTCCACTGATTAATGAATTGCTCTACTCTGTCACTGAAGGATCTTCGGAATTCACTTTATTGCATTGTAATTTAATGGATATACGTTCAAGATTGTTGCTGCTTCTGAATactgctttaaatatttaagagttcAATacgttttatttgttttgtttttgtttttgttttttgatttccgGAAGCAAAACGAAGAAAGTAGGGGAATGTAAAAATGTCCCCAGTTAGGAatggagctatttttttttttaattattactcTCCTTTGCAGTAACACCCCATTTGGTGATTTTACAGGAAACCTGTTTGAAACAGGAAGGTTTTATGTTCTTTCTTACCTGTGGGGCTTTCTGAAACGTCATTTGTATTGTTCCTCTGAAAAGAATGCGTAGGATGTTATTGGAGGGAGTTGCATGCAGATATTTGTAAAagttccctcttctttttttgtaaagaggCAGGGTAAGCGGGCACTAGAGCCCTTTCTGTATTAGGGGCTACTTGTGATACTGACCTTTAGCTTGATTGTTACTGCCTTTAGGGTATATGGGATTGAACTAAGTTGTCAGATGTTTGATTCAGAATTTTTACCTTTTCTCctgaggtcattttttttttttaaagcttatatatatgcgcgcacacacatacacacatagttATGTCCGAAACAAACATGTTTTACTTCTTGTATTAGAACATTTAAGAAATGCACCATTTGTATCTGGAAgtagattttggttttgttgttgttgggtttttgtttttgttttttaagattttatttattcctgagggacaccgagagaggcagagacataggcagagggagaagcaggctccctgcaaggagcccgctaGATGGGGGACTTGCCCCCTGaccttgtcccccccccccccaaaccactgagccacccaggcattcctggtttttgttttaagacaaTTATACTGGTGTGGGTGCTGTTTTATGTAGTACTATAGATtgacatttcaaaattttctgttctcaactttaaaaatgaaagtatgtgAAGGCGCAGTCCCTTAAGCCGCTCTGTTTCAGATCAGGTGGTGGTGAGATAGAGCCTGGcattccacactcagtggagtctgctgaagaccctgtcttcctccccctcccataAATCAAtccttaaaagaaatttaaaaaataaaaattagagtatgTGAAGTCATGTAATAATAACTTTTTTCAAGCCACTTGATAAGCTTTTAATTGTGATTAGGGAtctgacatattttcttttaattttttaaaaaactattctgAAGTTCTTAACTCTGTGAAACGCATTTTCACGGAGACTACTGAGAATACATCAAATCCTGGAAGATCTCAGAAATATAGTATTTTAGTACAAAATTTACTTTTTGTGCAGAAATTATCAACTACATTTCACCTGATAgatttacaggtttttttttccctgctaaactttttttcttccaagatggAGATGCCAGCAAGAAATGCTGTTCAGCGACTGACCCATGGAATTACACCACCATCACATCACCACTGACCCTGCTCCTCACACTTGACTTTTCAGTGGCCATCCCATTACCTCCAGTGTGACACATTATTTCAAGAAATCTTTGAGCATACTATGTAACATAAGCTTTGAAATGTAGGTAGACACAAGATAAGGTGTTGAACACCTTTTAATGTGCCATTTAAAGATTCTCTTTAGTGAAGTAcctgtcatgtttttttttttttttcacattaacaaGAATGAGAGGTTATGCCTTTCTATCTTGCTAGAATTATTTTAATGGAGTTTTGGGAGGGAATAGGGCTAACTGCGTGTGAGTAACCTGCCACCTTTAAGCGGAAGGAGGTAACTTTAAAGCTTCATCtagatattttttctcatttatgtccTCTCCAATATGTGATtcaacctcattttttaaaaaagatttatttatttatttgagagagagtatgtgagcacaagcatgaggggcaaagagagtggaagagagaatccaaagtagactccttgctcagcctggagccaatgtatggctcaatctcatgaccctgagatcatgacctgagctgaaaccaagagtcaaatgattaaccaactgtgccacctaggtgccctcaaCCTCATTTTTAATTAGCTGGATAAAATCTGGATTTATATTAtaatgaattttagaatgagaCTCTTTGTTTCCAACATTAGATATATGgtaggaaacatttatttattttaaagactttatttatttattgagagagagcatgcacatgagcagaggcagagagaaaggaagaagcagactccctgttgagcagggagcccaatgcaatgCTCAATCAcaagacccggagatcatgacctgagctgaaggcagatgcttaaccaactaagccgcCCAGAAACTTTTATGATAAGAAACTGTAACAAGaaaattattcagtaaatatattttgacttattctcttctgtttttgattttaaagatatttagaaataagagCATTATAtatctattcaacaaatacaaTGGAGTGCATTCTTTATGTCAGTTCTAATAATAGATTAGGGAATACAGTAGTAAACGTGACAGACCAGCAAAGGCCCCTGtccctttgaaatatatttaggtAGGAGAAATTGATAATAATTCAGTAAACAAATAGTTAAATTAGataattaaagataatattttctgTTTGGCAGAAATGGAGCAAGAGCCACAAAATGGAGAACCTGCTGAAATTAAGATCATCAAGGAAGCATACAAGAAAgcctttttatttgttaataaaggACTGAATACAGATGAATTAGGtcagaaggaagaagcaaagagCTACTATAAGCAAGGAATAGGACATCTGCTCAGAGGAATCAGCATATCATCAACAGAGCCTGAAAACATAGGTCCTGGGTGGGAATCTGCTAGACAGAtgcaacagaaaatgaaagaaacactACAGAATGTACGTACCAGGTTGGAAATTCTGGAGAAGGGTCTTGCCACTTCTCTACGGAATGATCTTCAGGAGGTGCCCAAGTTATATCCAGAATTTCCACCTAAAGACATGTCTGAAAAGTCACCAGAGCCTCAGTCCTTTAGTTCACCTCACCAGCATGCTGAAGTAAATGGAAACACTTCAACGACAAGCACAGGGTTGGTTCCTGCACCTAGTTCTTTATCCATACCATCTCAAAGTCATCCAGCAGAAGCACCTCCTGCTTATACACCTCAGGCTGCTGAGGGCCACTACACTGTATCCTATGGAACAGAATCTGGGGAATTTTCGTCAGTTGGAGAAGACTTTTACAGGAATCATTCCCAGCCACCTCCTCTTGAAACCTTAGGGCTAGATGCAGATGAGTTGATTTTGATACCAAATggagtacagattttttttgtaaatcctGCAGGGGAGGTTAGTGCACCTTCATATCCAGGGTACCTTCGAATTGTGAGGTTCTTGGATAATTCTCTTGATACTGTTCTAAACCGTCCTCCTGGGTTTCTTCAGGTAAGccagagaaaaatgtaaacataatttgaaatatagatagaatacattatttttgtttgtcaatatttattatgtgttCAGGACATCAAGTGCAAAAAAgatcattcttcctttttaacaTATCCTGTGAAATTTATGAGCTTTAAATGTTTGCATgtttgataacttttttttttagatacagaATTGTGTTTTAGTATTAAAATTATGATGACAAGACCTGAGGGGCATTGGAGCATTCATCCgtaaaatttcaaattctttattgGAGGAGAAACTTAATAACTTCAATTCAGAGGGATTTACGTAACTCATTTGGATGTGTAACTAAATTTCCACAAGTATTGTCAAGCCGCATCTGAGGGGTTGATCTGGACTAGACCCAGCCGAATATACAGAATGGTGAATATACAGAATGGCGGTTCTCAACCTGGGGTGATACCCGCCACTCTCCAGCCCAAGAACATTTTGACAATGTCTGCAgatgtttttggttgtcacagctggggAGTGGTTGTGCTACTGCtactggcatatagtaggtagAAGCCAGGGGGTACTGCTGAACATCTAAACAggatcactaaaaaaaataaaaataaaaaaaaaaaacaagatcacttctgtcaattaaaaaatgatctaACCCCAAATGTTAACCATGCAGAGGTTGAGAAACTTTGGTATAGAAGTAGAGACTGTGATGATAATTTAAGGTGTATTTCTAACATTCTAAGCAGAAAAATTTACCAGACTGCCCTTGGTGGTCCAGTAGTAAAGACACTTGCTAAGTAACAACTGGTGTTGTTAGGGCATTGTTGTGGAATTAATGAACTATTTTGAAGGTAATGTtgtaataatctttttaaaagttggacATCAGTACAGGGATTTGGGTTCTAGAAGTGAGGACTCCATTTACACTGGGCGTAACAGGCATTTGCATGCATGTAGAAGTAACTACGTGAGCAACTTAGTATACTTTACTTTCAATTCTTAAGTAGCTTTTACGTGGAGTCAGCTTGAAAGTTGTTCAAAGGTAGTTGGAGACGTAATAGGTGTGTATGGAGGAGATAATTTGGggcattgctttaaaaaagacttcatttttggATAGGAAGAATATTATGGATCCTGTAGGTTATTTTAGGAAAGAATCCTTGAGGTAGAAAGAGTAGGCATATTGATTGGGATTGTGAAGAGGCTGATTTTGATAAAAGCTGTAATATTTTCTGCTGACCTGGTAATAGAGCTCTGTTTTAACGATGGAATTTAAAACCAGGGTGTGGTGGggtgctgagtggctcagtcagttaagtgtcagactcctTGATTTCatcgcaggtcatgatctcagggttgtgatactGAGCCACGCTCTGCGCTAGGCATGacacctgcttaagattctctttcttcctctcccctcaccccccaaaacaaacatacatataataaacacaataaaatacagtaaaaaaaaaaaagcctttaggGGCCAGGCTACTGGAGATATGGGAAATGAATATCAGAAACACTCTACTTTGGTTGATTGAGCTCAACCATTAAAATGACTTGTTCTCTAGTAAAAATTTGTCCTGTTTGAGTGCTttagatgaaaatgtttttattctttctaatatCTCCTATTTTTGGTTATAAATCATGAGTAAAATTGtaccccaaatcaagagtcaaatatctaaccaactgaatcacccaggtgaccctgtgaATGCTGGGTTTGTAATTAAAAGAATTGTTTGGCTTCTCTGGTGCCAGATAGCTTGTGTCTAAATCCTAGCTCCACTTTTTTTCATAGACTCTGAGCAATTtaacctctctgcctcagttttctcatacaTAGAATGACAATATCTAACTTTATGGAATTGTCGTGAGGATTAAATCAGTAAATACATGTACTTAAAAACAggttgattttagttattttcacAAAAGCATGTCTAATTTGAATTATAAAAAAGTCTTAATGTactttgttgtttatttaaaactAGACTCATTGTTGATTATGTGTAGGCTATTTAAGGTCACTAATTTCGAGACTATAATTAGAGAAGCAATGACATTTTTAGGACAGTTCTTGTGAGTGAGTGATATGCATAAAGAGACTGGCAAATAGCTAATTTTTAGTGAGGATTTGTTGATGCTAATGATTCTATAAAGCTTGTAAAATGCatttagaattttgaaatgtTGATTTTCTGTATAACAATTCTAAAACTTCAATGAAAACCTAGttctattcattgattttttttttttttcctaactaatCCCTTCAGGTTTGTGACTGGTTATATCCTCTAGTTCCTGATAGATCTCCAGTTCTTAAATGTACTGTGGGGGCCTACATGTTTCCTGATACCATGTTACAAGCATCAGGATGTTTTGTGGGGGTCGTCTTGTCTTCTGAATTACCAGAAGATGATAGAGAACTCTTTGAGGATTTACTAAGACAGATGTCTGACCTTCGGCTTCAGGTAACTTGTATCATCCTTTTAGCACTgacacttttaaagaaattataataggGTCTAATGTGATCAGTTAGGAAACTGGGAATATTTAATTTGCTTGTGTGTTCACAAATACTAGTTAGAAATTGGTAGTAAATAGAATTAAGATTATGGGCTCTGGGGTCAGATTACCTGGATTTGAATTTGAACTCTTCCTCTTTACAGCTGTTTTGCTCAAGTTATTGCTTTTTAGTTTCCAATTCATCCACCTCATTGGACTGGTGAAGATTAAAGTTAATATATTAATTGTCTTATATCAGTGCTGGCAAGTAGTAATGTTCTGTGAATGTTAACTGTTGCTGTCACCACAGCCTTCCTGCTTAGTTGGAAAAATAGTCTAATGGGACTAAATGGTGAAGTTTAGGTAATTTTGACATTAGTAGATGGGATATGTTGGACATTTTGGGGGTGATTGGCATTTTGAGGAAGAAACAGGTTTTACTTTAGGGAGTCTTTGTTCTCATGATAAATAAagctaaatagaaaataaagtgcaattaaaaatatgaatttgccTTATTAAGCCTGTTTTTTTTCTGCCCACATGTTGATCTCTCATAGGGAGTTGAAATATATAGACTATTAAGGAGAAGCTTTCATCAGGTATTCTTGCCCATCCTAATgtaaaagaaaaggggaagaataTTTTTGATTGTGAATATTGACAGTTTTCTGAAGTTGAGATTGACAGAATGatagtataatattttattctctacttCAGTCAATGTATATTTAGGATCCATTATTTAACTAGGTATTGTACTAAATGATGGATGAGAATATAGAACAAGAGACTGACTATAAAGATGCTATTTAACAGGTCCTATTCTCAGGCACTTGTAGTTGGCTGAATAATCATAGTACAggatgatgatagatgatgaaATAAAAGTATACACACAGTTCAGGAAGGAGATCAGGGAAGATTTCAGAAAATAGTTTCCTTTGAGTTCAGTCTTGAAAGCTATGTTCTTCTTTTCTCAGGAAGTGTAGAGTATACTTTCATTCTGTACTTATATCAGAAAGATCACAGGTGACGGGAGCAGACTACTAGCTAAGTAAAAGGTCAGAGTCATCTCTAGCATTAGGTTATATAAACTATATACGAGAACGACCTGGTGATCAGCATATACTTTAGCATAGTCAGTGCTAAACATTTAAGCTATGGTAATAAAACGTATGGTATCCTTACAGAAGGGTATGTAGCCTCAGTGTGCTCATGGGGAGTGAGTAGttgacagaggcagaaacatggtcAAATGGATAGGAGTTCGCAACTTAGCTTTGCTGTTTACTAGCTGAATGAAGTGACATCCTTAATTATTTCAGACCTATTATGGAGTAGTTCCTCCTTttcacccctatatttattggaCCTATAATACTGGGTTTTAGGATAGAAATTAAACTAGCTTTTAGGTAGTATGTTTACTTTTTGTGGTTGTATGGCATTTTTAGTTTGCTCTGTTGTCCCAGAAATCCCAACTAAACAAAAGTTAGTTACTAGCTGTGATTTTGACTTGTCTTTACTCTTAAATATTCATTCAGCAAAGTATTTGCAAGCAGAATACCTTCAGTATTCAAGtgcaaaaacaaacataaaacaaaatcagggcagccccggtggcgcagcggtttagcgccgcctgaagccccgggcgtgatctggagaccctggatcaagtcccacatcaggctctctacatggagcctgcttctccctctgcttgtgtctctgcctctctctctctctctctgcatctctatgaataaaaaaataaaaaatgtattaaaaaaacaaaaacaaaaacaaaatcaaaatcaaaatcagtcTTCCAACAATGCAGAGTGGTTAAACTGGACGTAAGTTTTGTTATTGCCTTTAAACTCATTTAGTATTACATGTatgtgtttcttaaaatttaccatatgttatttaattaaattcaaatgtAGCTACATCTGGCTTAATGATAACTTAAACCAACAACtgctgtaaatttattttttatgctttttctttagaaatttggTTTAGGCCATTTGTGAACTAAAGAACTCAAGGGGTTGAGGTTTGGTGATGAGATAAACACAAAAGTGTAGAGAAAAGACCAGCAAAAGTGGTTGTATTAGACTTTCAAACACATCAGTGTTTGAACAAGCACATTACTAGAGTGCAGCTTAGAAAAAATTCGAATTTGATCTAAGGTTTAGTCTACCCCCTAGGCCAACTGGAaccgggcagaaggagaaaatgaattcCAAATTCCTGGAAGAGCAAGATGCACCTCTGACCAATTGAAGGAAGCCAGTGGCACTGATGTGAGACATTTGGGTCCTTCATTGGACCAAGACAATAAGGATGTGCGTCATAAAGGAAAACGGgggaaaaaagtaagtaaaataagaaacaaagcaataaggtatgtgtgtatattctaTTCTAATGGTGCCTTTCACCAGTTTCAATTATTTATAAGATCTTATCCCTGTTTACTAAAGCAGAGCAACTTGCATAGTCACAAAGTGATCGCtggtaaaaataattagaatcagctttaatattttcctttccagtGTTTGTTACttaaactcttttaaaacatattttgtgttttggggGCTAGATTTTTATGaagtatttgaaagatttttgtatttatgttaatgcatattttttgttttgttttgtgttgttctCTACCTTCTTGTATACACCAGGATCTTGGAGCCAGGTGCGCTTTTCCTTACACTACCATTTTTATTCAGTCCCTTTCTTTATGGATGGCCATCAGgaaagagaatgatttttttaaaaatacatttagtagtggggtgcctgggtggcacagtcagttgaacatccaactcttgtttttggctcaggtctagatcttggggtcctgggattaagccccacatctcGCTTtgtgctaagcagggagtcttcttgggactctctccccctctgtctatACCTCCTCCCTGAGCTCGTAtgtgcatgctcgctctctccctgataaataaatttttaaaaaaatacatgtttagtggcttttttcttttattttttagatcttgAGTATATGATATGCTCTAGATGGTAAATTCGGAATACagttcagtaagtatttatttagtGCTGGAATGCTGAACATAGTGGAAAAGTTAAATTTCTTATCTCAAGGAATTTATTGTTTAATGGGGAGGACAGATTAGCAAAGAAAATTTCTATCCGGTGTGATCATTAGATGAAGGCACATAGGTTGTATAGTATGCTAGATTGTACCATTAATGTACAACCTAGCCTCGTCGATAATGTGGGCCTCTTGTGGTGTGGTAACCAGTAAGGAAGGCTTCTGAGAGGGCATTTGCCTAAGATCAGTCCTGAGGATGAAGCAAGAGTTGGCCATACATACAACAGGTTAAAGGAGATTCTAGGTAGAAGTagtaaaataagcaaatgtatgaagaaagaaatagcatTGTGTGAGTATTGAATTACAGTTTTCTATTCATTGTTGTATTCCACAttgtaaatgctcaataattaTCTTAGAAATTAATTCATGCCACTTgaatattctacatttttaaaaagatgctatttatttgagagggggagagagagtgtgcacagctgggggaaaggaggaagagaaggagaagcagattccctgctgagccaggggaccctgggatcaccatctgagccagaaggcagacgcttaaccgactgagccactcaggcaccccttgaatattctacatttatttgtgttgAACACCTTAGATCAGATTTATGAGGACTTTGGGAGCCCAAGATGGCTCCaagaaatgtatttgtttaaaaaaaaatttaagttaatgcacaaaaagcaaatcaaaaagaTACTTAGTGAAAAGTAAGTCAGCTTCCCATTCTGCTGTCCATCAACCACCTAAATTCCCTGCTGCAGACACATTATTGCTAGCTTCTCCTTGCAGATACATTCCaacatatatacatgtttattttgtgtttggaTATAAATGTACATTCACACTTATATACAATTATTAATACAAATGGCAGCATGAGAGACATACTGTTTTGCTCCTTACTTTTTTACTTAAcagtatatttggaaatttttcatatcatttaaaacctctattttttaaaaatttaagttgttaactaaaaaaatcaaattgtataAACAGGCATATACATTGAAAAACTTTACTCCCACCTTTGTACCATTTTCCTTGTCACTGTAGGTAATCACTTTTTATCAGGATCTTGTGTTTCTTCTGTGGGTTTCTTGAGGCATGTAAAAAGCAAATAACAGATTTCTCCCCCTTTTCTTATATAGAAGGTAGTATCATAGagtgtcctgtatttttttttttatttgataatagAGCCTGGGGATctttcagtgttgtttttttttaagattttatttatttattcattagagacacagagagagagagaggcagagatagacccaggcagagggagaagcaggctccatgcagggagcctaatgtgggactcgatcccaggactccaggatcacaccctgagccaaaggcagacgctcaaccgctgagccacccaggcatcccaatctttCAGTGTTAAATGGAGAAtcctctcaaatctttttttatagctACCTCGTATTTTACTGTATGAATTTATAGTAGATTTCTTTAACCAATCTCTTATTGAGTATTGGAATGGTTTTAGGTGTTTACTATTAGAAACAGTGCTTCAGTGAGTAACTTTGTAGATAGATGCATTGATTCATACATTCCCAGGTAATTCAtcagataaattcttagaagtgggGTTACTGAGTCAATAAGTAAAAGCATTTGTATTTTTGATAGATTTTGCTATGTTGCTTCCCTAAGGACTATACTCTTcagcactcccaccagcagtgtaggagACCTATTTCTTCATAGCCTAGTTCACAGAGTGGGTGATCAGCCTTTCTGTATTTTTGACAGTCTGATAGATGAGAAATGATATATTGGAACATCTTAATttgcattgattttttattgtgaataatattgtATGTCTGCTAA contains:
- the SPART gene encoding spartin, producing the protein MEQEPQNGEPAEIKIIKEAYKKAFLFVNKGLNTDELGQKEEAKSYYKQGIGHLLRGISISSTEPENIGPGWESARQMQQKMKETLQNVRTRLEILEKGLATSLRNDLQEVPKLYPEFPPKDMSEKSPEPQSFSSPHQHAEVNGNTSTTSTGLVPAPSSLSIPSQSHPAEAPPAYTPQAAEGHYTVSYGTESGEFSSVGEDFYRNHSQPPPLETLGLDADELILIPNGVQIFFVNPAGEVSAPSYPGYLRIVRFLDNSLDTVLNRPPGFLQVCDWLYPLVPDRSPVLKCTVGAYMFPDTMLQASGCFVGVVLSSELPEDDRELFEDLLRQMSDLRLQANWNRAEGENEFQIPGRARCTSDQLKEASGTDVRHLGPSLDQDNKDVRHKGKRGKKAKDTSSEEVNLSHIVPYEPVSEEKAKELPEWSEKVAQNILSGASWVSWGLVKGAEFTGKAIQKGASKLRERIQPEEKPVEVSPAVTRGLYIAKQATGGAAKVSQFLVDGVCTVANCVGKELAPHVKKHGSKLVPESLKKDRNGKSTLDGAMVVAASSVQGFSTVWQGLECAAKCIVNNVSAETVQTVRYKYGHTAGEATHDAVDSAINVGVTAYNIDNIGIKAMVKKTAKETGQTLLEDYKIVDNSKGSNQEGRANVNMKRETGEQTKDLEKSEAKKKEK